A region from the Parafrankia discariae genome encodes:
- a CDS encoding serine hydrolase domain-containing protein, producing MAVKSQVFREFVTDMWRRSSDVHGPHRTYRLRPAGTLLPVAAFFVIVILVSSPLTGAAPALAGTAARGVPEPGTSAGIDPELRTLLSEVIAAGVPGAVVRVQDHGRVRQAAAGVADLATGAPLRPQARMRMGSITKTFVATVVLQLVEEGRLALDRPVERWLPGLLHHGDAITVRQLLNHTSGLFDYTADPGLLAGVVHNRVFDPAELVAIAETHPGAFAPGTAWAYSNTNYIVAGLLVESVTHHPLGEELRRRIFTPLRLADTSFPAVTGDLPGYYAHGYVPPDLVPTADGRPFDVTGLNPSHAWAAGAIVSNAQDVSHFYRSLLGGELLSARMLRQMTTTIVEDPTDPAFRYGLGIERVQDRCGVNWGHSGAVFGYETMAFWNEDTARTVVLASTIHPAPAAATAVLATAADHALCGI from the coding sequence ATGGCAGTGAAATCTCAGGTGTTCCGCGAGTTCGTCACCGACATGTGGCGCCGTTCATCGGACGTGCACGGCCCGCACCGGACATATCGGCTGAGGCCCGCGGGGACGCTCCTCCCAGTCGCGGCTTTCTTCGTGATCGTGATTCTGGTTTCGTCCCCGCTGACGGGGGCCGCCCCAGCCCTGGCCGGCACGGCGGCGCGTGGGGTCCCCGAGCCGGGCACGTCGGCGGGGATCGACCCCGAGCTGCGCACGCTGCTGAGCGAGGTCATCGCCGCCGGCGTCCCCGGCGCGGTGGTCCGGGTACAGGACCACGGCCGGGTCCGCCAGGCCGCCGCGGGCGTCGCGGACCTGGCCACGGGTGCGCCGTTGCGACCGCAGGCCCGGATGCGGATGGGCAGCATCACGAAGACGTTCGTGGCCACCGTGGTACTCCAACTCGTCGAGGAGGGACGCCTCGCCCTCGACCGGCCCGTGGAACGCTGGTTGCCGGGCCTGCTGCACCACGGAGACGCGATCACCGTCCGGCAGCTGCTCAACCACACCAGCGGCCTGTTCGACTACACAGCCGACCCCGGTCTGCTGGCCGGCGTCGTCCACAACCGGGTCTTCGACCCGGCGGAACTCGTGGCCATCGCCGAAACCCACCCGGGTGCGTTCGCCCCCGGTACCGCCTGGGCGTACTCCAACACCAACTACATCGTCGCCGGACTGCTCGTCGAGTCGGTCACCCACCATCCGCTGGGCGAGGAACTCCGCCGACGGATCTTCACACCACTGCGCCTGGCCGACACGTCCTTCCCCGCCGTCACCGGGGACCTGCCCGGCTATTACGCCCACGGATACGTCCCGCCTGACCTCGTTCCCACCGCCGACGGCAGGCCGTTCGACGTGACCGGGCTCAACCCGTCGCACGCCTGGGCGGCCGGCGCCATCGTCTCCAACGCCCAGGACGTGTCCCACTTCTACCGTTCCCTGCTGGGCGGCGAGTTGCTCAGCGCTCGGATGCTCCGGCAGATGACGACCACCATCGTGGAGGATCCCACCGACCCGGCCTTCCGCTACGGCCTCGGGATCGAACGGGTCCAGGACCGCTGCGGAGTGAACTGGGGCCACAGCGGCGCCGTCTTCGGATACGAGACCATGGCGTTCTGGAACGAGGACACCGCCCGCACGGTCGTCCTGGCCAGCACGATCCACCCCGCCCCCGCGGCCGCCACGGCCGTGCTCGCGACGGCAGCCGACCACGCGCTGTGCGGGATATAG
- a CDS encoding ADP-ribosylglycohydrolase family protein translates to MTTPASRQRIHGALLGLAAGDALGATLEFMGPAEITRRHGVHSEIIGGGAFGWRPGQGTDDTDLTIAVARAYAGGYRLGAVTEHFLRWYEGRPRDIGGMTAASLRRIADGEEPLAAGAAATAAAGGGGAGNGSLMRALPTGLARAHPELCAREAAEISAVTHADPRCVHACVAYTAIVSALVEGAPVPEALHAGRGTTPPVRAAEVDAALATSAATSLVDLPTTGYVVHSLAVAVWALQQPGTLEELLVAVVNRGDDADTTGAITGGLLGARDGAAALPERWARKLEYAQEISELTPVLHALRSHHPSAEPLRG, encoded by the coding sequence ATGACGACACCGGCCTCCCGGCAGCGCATCCACGGCGCGCTGCTGGGACTGGCCGCCGGCGACGCGCTCGGCGCCACCCTGGAATTCATGGGCCCCGCCGAGATCACCCGCCGCCACGGCGTCCATTCCGAGATCATTGGCGGAGGGGCGTTCGGGTGGCGTCCCGGGCAGGGCACCGACGACACCGACCTGACCATCGCGGTGGCCCGCGCCTACGCCGGCGGCTACCGGCTCGGCGCGGTGACCGAGCACTTCCTGCGCTGGTACGAGGGGCGCCCCCGGGACATCGGCGGCATGACCGCCGCCTCCCTGCGGCGTATCGCCGACGGCGAGGAGCCGCTGGCCGCGGGTGCCGCGGCGACCGCCGCGGCGGGAGGCGGCGGCGCCGGCAACGGCAGCCTCATGCGCGCCCTGCCCACCGGGCTGGCCCGCGCCCACCCGGAGCTGTGCGCCCGTGAGGCCGCCGAGATCAGCGCCGTCACCCACGCCGACCCCCGCTGCGTGCACGCCTGTGTCGCCTACACCGCGATCGTCTCCGCCCTCGTCGAGGGCGCGCCCGTCCCCGAAGCCCTCCACGCGGGACGTGGGACCACTCCCCCGGTCCGCGCCGCCGAGGTCGACGCCGCCCTCGCCACCTCCGCTGCGACATCCCTGGTCGACCTGCCCACCACGGGCTACGTCGTGCACTCCCTCGCCGTGGCCGTCTGGGCGCTCCAGCAGCCCGGCACGCTGGAGGAGCTTCTCGTCGCGGTCGTCAACCGCGGCGACGACGCCGACACCACCGGTGCCATCACCGGCGGCCTGCTCGGCGCCCGCGACGGGGCCGCCGCCCTGCCCGAGCGCTGGGCGCGGAAACTGGAATACGCCCAGGAGATCAGCGAACTCACCCCGGTGCTGCACGCCCTGCGCAGCCACCACCCCAGCGCGGAGCCGCTGCGGGGATGA
- a CDS encoding nucleoside deaminase: protein MTLRRWEKADEAWISLEEPWREALELAWESYRGGGVGVGAILTDSAGRVLAHGRNRRFSATSPRLLAHAEMEVLAALPPDKERARDAVLHTTLHPCPMCLGAVVVARVGQVHFGAFDPTWLGIERLPDLNDEVRLRWPRISGPLAGPLGEWAAVLPALNTRGSLLRAMEKVAPKRAHRARLIAHRLESDQPDSTSQALELVWDLLTDHDDPS, encoded by the coding sequence ATGACGCTGCGTCGGTGGGAGAAGGCTGACGAGGCCTGGATTTCACTGGAAGAACCATGGCGCGAAGCGTTGGAGCTGGCGTGGGAGTCGTATCGCGGAGGCGGTGTCGGAGTCGGCGCGATACTGACTGACAGTGCGGGCCGCGTCCTCGCTCATGGCCGGAACCGGCGTTTCTCCGCTACGTCTCCTCGCTTGCTCGCCCACGCCGAGATGGAGGTCCTGGCCGCGCTTCCTCCCGACAAGGAGCGCGCTCGCGACGCTGTTCTCCACACGACCCTGCACCCGTGCCCGATGTGTCTGGGGGCCGTGGTGGTGGCACGGGTGGGGCAGGTTCATTTCGGGGCTTTCGATCCGACCTGGCTCGGAATCGAGAGGCTACCGGACCTCAACGACGAGGTCCGCCTCCGATGGCCGAGGATCAGCGGCCCGCTGGCCGGCCCGCTGGGTGAGTGGGCCGCGGTTCTGCCCGCGCTGAACACCCGCGGGTCCCTGCTGCGGGCGATGGAAAAGGTCGCGCCGAAACGTGCGCACCGTGCTCGCCTTATCGCGCATCGCCTGGAATCGGATCAACCTGATTCGACCAGCCAGGCCCTCGAGCTGGTCTGGGATCTTCTGACGGACCACGACGACCCGAGCTGA
- a CDS encoding AfsR/SARP family transcriptional regulator — protein MKFRVLGSVEVEAGGRAHRIPGARQRLLLATLLVSGGRPVPAELLHAELWGENPPATVENSLHATVSRLRRALRKIGGGRPPALLTRAPGYLLDVDADDLDLTAFRAGVARARVTRGTDPERAHAILQESLGLWRGAPLQNITAGPLCRGTVLQLEEEYLAAVEDGLRFSVEHRDPAYVVGELRRVSFAHPWHERIIDLLMLALYRCGRQAEAILTYNDVRERLSRELGVEPSALLRNRFEEILNHAPSLG, from the coding sequence GTGAAGTTCAGGGTGCTCGGGTCCGTGGAGGTCGAGGCCGGTGGCAGGGCACACCGGATTCCCGGGGCCCGCCAGCGGCTGCTGCTGGCGACACTCCTGGTCAGCGGCGGACGTCCGGTGCCCGCCGAGCTGCTCCACGCCGAGCTGTGGGGTGAGAACCCACCGGCCACCGTCGAGAACTCGCTGCATGCCACCGTCTCCCGGTTACGCAGGGCACTGAGGAAGATCGGCGGAGGACGGCCTCCCGCGCTGCTGACCCGCGCGCCCGGCTACCTGCTCGACGTCGACGCGGACGATCTCGACCTGACCGCGTTCCGCGCCGGTGTCGCCCGGGCCCGGGTCACGCGCGGCACCGACCCCGAGCGGGCCCACGCCATCCTGCAGGAGTCGCTGGGGCTGTGGCGGGGGGCTCCGCTGCAGAACATCACCGCCGGCCCGCTCTGCCGTGGCACCGTGCTGCAGCTCGAGGAGGAGTACCTGGCAGCCGTCGAGGACGGTCTGCGGTTCAGCGTCGAGCATCGGGATCCGGCGTACGTCGTCGGAGAGCTGCGGCGGGTGAGTTTCGCGCACCCGTGGCACGAACGGATCATCGACCTGCTGATGCTCGCGCTCTACCGGTGCGGCCGGCAGGCGGAGGCCATCCTGACCTACAACGATGTCCGTGAGCGGTTGTCCCGGGAGCTCGGAGTGGAGCCGTCCGCGCTGCTCCGGAACCGTTTCGAGGAGATCCTGAACCACGCGCCGTCGCTGGGCTGA
- a CDS encoding alpha/beta fold hydrolase, which produces MRHTDSGGDGEPLVLIHAAVFADWFVPFEREPAVAGLRRISVTRTGYADPAPAEPLSVADHAAECADLLRRLGIERAKVLAHSSGCVFALQLALDHPELVGDLVLIEPPLIDPLLPPADRAPAAAAIGPALGAAMGAAAQGDLRTAFDTFLTAVCGPHHRAVIESALGRAGLERAERDCGYTFAGEIPALVAWHFDEELERRIEQPVHLVAGGASPPFTHHLVEHLAAMLPDARTTVVPGENHLLPLTAPAALAALIPTPAPLP; this is translated from the coding sequence ATGCGACACACCGACTCCGGCGGCGACGGCGAGCCGCTCGTCCTGATCCACGCGGCGGTCTTCGCCGACTGGTTCGTCCCGTTCGAGCGCGAGCCGGCCGTCGCCGGCCTGCGCCGCATCAGCGTCACCCGCACCGGTTACGCCGACCCCGCCCCCGCCGAGCCGCTGTCGGTCGCCGACCACGCCGCCGAGTGCGCGGACCTGCTGCGCCGTCTCGGGATCGAGCGGGCCAAGGTCCTCGCGCACTCCTCCGGTTGCGTCTTCGCGCTGCAGCTGGCCCTCGACCACCCGGAGCTGGTCGGCGACCTCGTCCTGATCGAACCGCCGCTGATCGACCCGCTCCTGCCGCCGGCGGACCGGGCGCCGGCCGCCGCAGCGATCGGCCCCGCCCTCGGCGCGGCGATGGGTGCCGCCGCCCAGGGCGACCTGCGCACCGCCTTCGACACCTTCCTGACCGCGGTCTGCGGACCGCACCACCGGGCGGTGATCGAGTCCGCCCTCGGCCGCGCCGGCCTGGAACGTGCCGAACGCGACTGCGGCTACACCTTCGCCGGCGAGATCCCCGCGCTCGTCGCCTGGCACTTCGACGAGGAGCTGGAGCGCCGGATCGAGCAGCCGGTCCACCTCGTCGCCGGCGGCGCGAGCCCACCGTTCACCCACCACCTCGTCGAGCACCTCGCCGCGATGCTCCCCGACGCCCGCACCACCGTCGTCCCCGGCGAGAACCACCTGCTCCCCCTCACCGCCCCCGCCGCCCTCGCCGCCCTCATCCCCACCCCGGCCCCCCTCCCCTGA
- a CDS encoding DUF4232 domain-containing protein: protein MRRAAPLLPAFVSLLLLTACGSVSGGPTVARTSVTVPPVDGVRITSKTVFSGRLPPCPDDYSAPLPTDGPEISATYEVANEETEAFTYTILFYFLAETGEFVDGRYETVHSVGPGATVRGTVRLGVPDPEECPVTRVRVAEVTRVPAAEAPPAPGECPPSGLRLTVDDGTSATGLHVRGLRLENCGTRDYALDGYPLLEPLDKDRSLVEGVQILHGSGGVSTSAPGFDEPARPLVLKPGESAISGLMWRSAAGRVTYVRVRAQRGADPVTLTLHLDLGTTGKLAVRAWTRPPK, encoded by the coding sequence ATGCGCAGAGCTGCCCCCCTTCTTCCAGCTTTCGTCTCGCTTCTGCTGCTCACGGCATGCGGATCCGTATCCGGGGGCCCGACCGTGGCCCGGACCTCCGTCACCGTCCCGCCCGTGGACGGCGTCCGGATCACCTCGAAGACCGTCTTCTCCGGCAGGCTCCCCCCGTGCCCCGACGACTACTCCGCTCCCCTCCCCACCGACGGCCCCGAGATCTCGGCCACCTACGAGGTCGCCAACGAGGAAACCGAGGCGTTCACGTACACGATCCTGTTCTACTTCCTCGCGGAAACCGGCGAGTTCGTGGACGGCAGATACGAGACCGTGCACTCGGTCGGCCCCGGCGCGACCGTGCGCGGCACGGTCCGGCTGGGGGTGCCCGACCCCGAAGAGTGCCCGGTGACCCGCGTCAGGGTCGCCGAGGTGACCAGGGTGCCTGCCGCCGAGGCGCCGCCCGCTCCCGGCGAGTGCCCGCCCTCCGGCCTGCGCCTCACTGTCGATGACGGCACATCCGCGACGGGGCTGCACGTACGGGGTCTACGCCTGGAGAACTGCGGGACGCGCGACTACGCACTCGACGGCTACCCGCTCCTGGAGCCGCTGGACAAGGACCGGTCACTCGTCGAAGGTGTCCAGATCCTGCACGGGAGCGGCGGCGTCAGCACCTCGGCACCGGGATTCGACGAGCCAGCCCGTCCGCTGGTCCTGAAACCGGGCGAGAGCGCCATCTCGGGCCTCATGTGGCGCAGCGCCGCCGGCAGAGTCACCTACGTCAGGGTGCGGGCCCAGCGGGGCGCCGATCCGGTGACCCTGACGCTCCACCTCGACCTCGGCACCACCGGGAAGCTCGCCGTCCGCGCCTGGACGCGCCCGCCGAAATAG
- a CDS encoding PadR family transcriptional regulator has translation MAPTHDPQLLKGVLSLLLLRLLAERESYGYEVVQRLHALGLSDISEGSVYPALARLEREGRVEARLVASRSGPARKYYRPTAAGVQALAEGTASWLSLAAVVHPVLVRRLPDPPTSPEDT, from the coding sequence ATGGCGCCGACACATGATCCCCAGCTCCTCAAGGGCGTCCTGTCGCTGCTGCTGCTACGGCTGCTCGCCGAGCGCGAGTCCTACGGCTACGAGGTCGTCCAGCGGCTGCACGCGCTCGGGCTGTCGGACATCAGCGAGGGCAGCGTGTATCCGGCGCTGGCACGCCTGGAACGCGAGGGCCGGGTGGAGGCGCGCCTGGTCGCCTCCCGATCCGGCCCGGCCCGCAAGTACTACCGACCGACCGCGGCCGGTGTCCAGGCCCTGGCCGAAGGCACCGCGAGTTGGCTGTCGCTGGCCGCGGTGGTCCATCCCGTGCTTGTCCGACGCCTCCCCGACCCGCCCACCTCACCGGAGGACACCTGA
- a CDS encoding TetR/AcrR family transcriptional regulator: MGDAVKDTPSRVKDKPSRAEKTRLTRRRIVAAAAELFLDQGYGATTLDQVAARAGVAVQTVYFHFGNKATLLKEALDVAAVGDDEPVALLNRPWLEELTAEPDPVRVIELWTHGGREIMERVAPLLAVVRGTVGTDPDLAAQWDVNEGQRRVAFRALADLLADRAALRPGLTVEGAADLAFLITSAENYVVATTTLGWSPQHWQSITATLLVQALLGATA, encoded by the coding sequence GTGGGTGATGCCGTCAAGGACACGCCGAGTCGGGTCAAGGACAAGCCGAGCCGGGCCGAGAAGACCAGGCTGACCAGGCGGCGGATCGTCGCCGCGGCGGCCGAGCTGTTCCTCGACCAGGGCTACGGCGCGACGACGCTCGACCAGGTCGCGGCACGCGCGGGCGTCGCCGTGCAGACCGTCTACTTCCACTTCGGGAACAAGGCGACCCTGCTCAAGGAGGCCCTCGACGTGGCCGCCGTCGGCGACGACGAGCCGGTCGCGCTCCTCAACCGGCCCTGGCTGGAGGAGCTGACCGCCGAGCCCGACCCGGTCCGGGTGATCGAGCTCTGGACGCACGGCGGCCGCGAGATCATGGAGCGGGTGGCGCCGCTGCTCGCCGTCGTGCGCGGCACCGTCGGCACCGATCCCGATCTCGCCGCGCAGTGGGACGTCAACGAGGGCCAGCGCCGCGTCGCGTTCCGCGCCCTCGCCGACCTGCTCGCCGACCGCGCGGCGCTGCGCCCCGGGCTCACCGTCGAGGGCGCCGCCGACCTCGCCTTCCTCATCACCAGCGCCGAGAACTACGTAGTCGCCACGACCACCCTCGGCTGGTCCCCGCAACACTGGCAGAGCATCACCGCCACGCTGCTCGTCCAGGCACTGCTCGGCGCGACCGCCTAG
- the purU gene encoding formyltetrahydrofolate deformylase — translation MTAPVGAQHGVLLLSCPDAPGIVHAVTGLLAGEECTIVQSQQFGSATSDAFFMRVEFAHVDGSPLDLDILSQEMRVLADKFDMIWQLTDTARRLRAVIMVSRFAHCLNDLLFRNSIGELNLDVVAVVSNHPDLGRIADSFGVPFRHIPLTKDTKPQAEAALLDLIGEERVDLVVLARYMQILSDDLCKRLEGRAINIHHSMLPSFKGAKPYHQAHARGVKFIGATAHYVTADLDEGPIIEQEVIRVDHSLGPDQLAACGREAESRALARAVRWHSENRIAVIGNRTVVFP, via the coding sequence ATGACTGCGCCCGTCGGCGCCCAGCACGGCGTCCTGCTGCTGTCCTGCCCGGACGCCCCGGGCATCGTGCACGCGGTCACCGGGCTGCTGGCGGGGGAGGAGTGCACGATCGTGCAGAGCCAGCAGTTCGGGAGTGCGACCAGCGACGCCTTCTTCATGCGTGTGGAGTTCGCGCACGTCGACGGCTCCCCGCTGGACCTCGACATTCTCAGCCAGGAGATGCGGGTCCTCGCCGACAAGTTCGACATGATCTGGCAGCTGACCGACACCGCACGGCGTCTGCGCGCCGTCATCATGGTGAGCAGGTTCGCTCACTGCCTCAACGACCTGTTGTTCCGCAACTCCATCGGCGAGCTGAACCTCGACGTCGTCGCGGTCGTGTCCAACCACCCCGACCTCGGCCGCATCGCCGACAGTTTCGGCGTGCCGTTCCGGCACATCCCGCTGACGAAGGACACCAAGCCGCAGGCCGAGGCCGCCCTACTGGACCTCATCGGCGAGGAGCGTGTCGATCTCGTCGTCCTGGCCCGTTACATGCAGATCCTCTCGGACGACCTGTGCAAGCGGCTCGAGGGCCGGGCGATCAACATCCACCACTCGATGCTGCCGAGCTTCAAGGGCGCCAAGCCCTACCACCAGGCACACGCACGAGGGGTCAAGTTCATCGGGGCGACCGCGCACTACGTGACAGCCGACCTTGACGAGGGCCCGATCATCGAGCAGGAGGTCATCCGCGTCGACCACTCGCTCGGCCCCGACCAGCTCGCGGCCTGTGGCCGGGAGGCCGAGAGCCGCGCGTTGGCCCGCGCTGTGCGCTGGCACAGCGAGAACCGGATCGCGGTCATCGGGAACCGGACAGTCGTCTTCCCGTGA
- a CDS encoding SAM-dependent methyltransferase, protein MAVQRSWDIVTGPGITALGIAAARCVESSMPDALIDDPFAAVFVGAVDSPVAFPLRWPAEGEPVSDRQKLSLHTSRYIGVRARFYDDVLRDAVRGGAGQVVLLAAGLDTRAFRLPWPADVTLYELDQPQVLAFKDDVLRAAQAQAQPGVRRVTVGIDLREDWAGALTAAGFRPDVPTVWVAEGLLGYLPAAAEEHLLRRIHRLSAGGSSLALDRFADLDRLASDAETLERLGRRSGLEARSLFNTESRPHPGRWLRPNGWTVHEDDDTTVAHRYGRDLADPFTGQPTRPWLDTRFLTAELSPT, encoded by the coding sequence ATGGCAGTGCAGCGGAGCTGGGACATCGTCACCGGGCCTGGCATCACGGCCCTCGGGATAGCCGCGGCCAGGTGCGTGGAGTCGTCGATGCCGGACGCGCTGATCGACGACCCGTTCGCCGCCGTGTTCGTCGGCGCGGTGGACTCGCCGGTCGCGTTTCCGCTGCGCTGGCCCGCCGAGGGCGAGCCGGTCAGCGACCGGCAGAAGCTGTCCCTGCACACCTCCCGCTACATCGGCGTGCGCGCGCGGTTCTACGACGACGTCCTCCGGGACGCGGTCCGCGGCGGTGCCGGTCAGGTCGTCCTGCTCGCCGCGGGTCTGGACACGCGGGCGTTCCGGCTGCCCTGGCCGGCCGACGTCACCCTCTACGAACTGGACCAGCCGCAGGTGCTCGCCTTCAAGGACGACGTGCTGCGCGCCGCGCAGGCTCAGGCACAGCCCGGCGTCCGGCGCGTCACGGTCGGCATCGACCTGCGCGAGGACTGGGCGGGCGCGCTCACCGCCGCCGGGTTCCGCCCCGACGTGCCGACCGTCTGGGTCGCGGAGGGACTGCTCGGCTACCTTCCCGCGGCCGCCGAGGAACACCTGCTGCGGCGGATCCACCGGCTGTCCGCCGGCGGCAGCAGCCTCGCGCTCGACCGCTTCGCCGATCTGGACCGCCTGGCCTCCGACGCCGAGACGCTGGAGCGGCTCGGCCGCCGCTCCGGCCTCGAAGCGCGGTCACTGTTCAACACCGAATCCCGTCCGCACCCGGGCCGGTGGCTACGCCCGAACGGCTGGACCGTCCACGAGGACGACGACACCACGGTCGCCCACCGTTACGGGCGTGACCTGGCCGACCCGTTCACCGGACAGCCCACTCGCCCCTGGCTCGACACCCGCTTCCTCACCGCCGAACTCAGCCCCACCTGA
- a CDS encoding N-acetyltransferase produces MATARTWQEKSNRSWVLGAAGFASATLWVLETNTRAIRFYTRLGWQPDGAVRDEVVGGAAIRDVGYRRELRAQG; encoded by the coding sequence GTGGCCACCGCACGCACCTGGCAGGAGAAATCGAACCGTTCGTGGGTGCTCGGTGCCGCCGGTTTCGCGTCGGCGACGCTGTGGGTCCTGGAAACGAACACCCGCGCGATCCGGTTCTACACCCGTCTGGGCTGGCAGCCGGACGGTGCCGTCAGGGATGAGGTCGTGGGTGGTGCCGCGATCCGTGACGTGGGGTACCGGCGGGAGCTCAGGGCACAAGGATGA
- a CDS encoding pyridoxal-dependent decarboxylase, producing the protein MTGPAKTDPSDIPFGPADTPWQKAFSGLRTLDGMPTVTPPSSDPREIYDDVPGIAYAGFQLPACGLTVEQYTAAESLLRAHLQRQCRNSVGFQLNGDLDYQHRLAPYLDLPVNNAGDPYRTGSVTHNTKILERAVLDYFASLWNARWPHRDDDPESYWGYTLTMGASEGNLYALWNAREYLSGNPLLHPTPGPPVPGTARNTPAAAHREQDSDAFHPVVLFSEDTHYSVTKATRLLGLDTMRSLGERRFPGENPLGPGIPWPAAVPSAGGGEGDPGGDGDGDGTVDVDRLAVIVRFFASRGFPVIVNLNYGSAFKGAYDDVAAAARVVHDICAEYGLDERHVDHGDHGDHGGHGGPDRPGGSGPTDVRTGYWLHVDGALGAGYAPYLRMAHQAGLVAAAPPLFDFRLPQVHSITTSGHKWLGAPWPCGVYLTRTRLRMLPPADSEYIGSADTTFGGSRNGFSPLVMWDQLARRSYDDQIRAAVECDRLAGYAHDRLRDLQAESGRDLWVARSPCSLAVRFRRPSASIVTRYSLSCETTRVAGLARPYAHLYAMRHVTRDLIDALIRDLAAPGAFPPESTTA; encoded by the coding sequence ATGACGGGACCGGCGAAGACCGATCCCAGCGACATTCCGTTCGGGCCGGCGGACACCCCCTGGCAGAAGGCGTTCAGTGGCCTGCGCACGCTTGACGGCATGCCCACGGTGACGCCGCCGAGCAGCGATCCCCGAGAGATCTACGACGACGTCCCCGGGATCGCCTACGCCGGGTTCCAGCTGCCGGCCTGTGGTCTCACCGTGGAGCAGTACACCGCGGCGGAGTCCCTGTTGCGGGCCCACCTGCAGCGGCAGTGCCGGAACTCGGTGGGATTCCAGCTGAACGGCGACCTCGACTACCAGCACCGGCTGGCGCCGTACCTGGACCTGCCCGTCAACAACGCGGGTGACCCCTACCGGACGGGTTCGGTCACGCACAACACCAAGATCCTCGAACGGGCGGTCCTCGACTACTTCGCGTCCCTGTGGAACGCCCGCTGGCCGCATCGCGACGACGATCCCGAGTCGTACTGGGGCTACACGCTGACCATGGGCGCGAGCGAGGGGAACCTGTACGCGCTGTGGAACGCGCGGGAATACCTGTCCGGAAACCCGCTGCTGCACCCGACCCCGGGCCCGCCCGTCCCGGGAACCGCCCGGAACACCCCGGCCGCCGCCCACCGCGAACAGGACTCCGACGCCTTCCACCCGGTCGTCCTCTTCTCCGAGGACACCCATTACTCGGTGACGAAGGCGACCCGGCTACTGGGCCTCGACACCATGCGGTCCCTCGGCGAGCGGCGTTTCCCCGGTGAGAACCCGCTGGGGCCCGGAATTCCCTGGCCGGCGGCGGTGCCCTCGGCCGGTGGCGGGGAGGGAGACCCGGGCGGGGACGGGGACGGGGACGGCACGGTCGACGTCGACCGGCTCGCGGTGATCGTGCGGTTCTTCGCCTCCCGCGGATTCCCCGTCATCGTCAACCTGAACTACGGCTCGGCGTTCAAAGGCGCCTACGACGACGTCGCGGCCGCCGCCCGGGTGGTGCACGACATCTGCGCGGAGTACGGCCTCGACGAACGCCACGTCGACCACGGCGACCACGGCGACCACGGCGGCCACGGCGGGCCCGACAGGCCCGGCGGGTCCGGCCCCACGGACGTCCGGACCGGCTACTGGTTGCACGTGGACGGCGCCCTCGGCGCCGGGTACGCGCCCTACCTGCGGATGGCCCACCAGGCCGGGCTGGTGGCGGCGGCCCCGCCGCTGTTCGACTTCCGGCTTCCGCAGGTCCACTCGATCACGACCAGCGGCCACAAGTGGCTGGGCGCGCCCTGGCCGTGCGGCGTCTACCTGACCCGGACCAGGCTGCGGATGCTCCCGCCGGCGGACTCGGAGTACATCGGCTCCGCGGACACCACGTTCGGCGGATCACGCAACGGCTTCTCACCGCTCGTCATGTGGGACCAGCTCGCCCGCCGTTCCTACGACGACCAGATCCGCGCGGCTGTCGAGTGCGACCGCCTCGCCGGCTACGCCCATGACCGGCTGCGGGACCTCCAGGCGGAGTCGGGGCGGGACCTGTGGGTGGCCCGCAGCCCGTGCTCCCTCGCGGTCCGCTTCCGCCGGCCCAGCGCCTCGATCGTCACCCGCTACTCGCTGTCGTGCGAGACGACGCGCGTGGCCGGGCTGGCGCGGCCGTACGCCCACCTGTACGCCATGCGGCACGTGACCCGGGACCTGATAGACGCGCTGATCCGTGACCTCGCCGCGCCCGGGGCCTTTCCACCCGAGTCGACAACCGCGTAG
- a CDS encoding VOC family protein, which translates to MPDLAPIHHVKIPVSDVRASSEWYQRVLGLRVAIEFTEDGELRGVALGAPDGSTQIALRHDPERAAALAGFDLVALGVPTRDGVHAWVDHLTALDQKHGGLVTGHHGGTVLVGLHDPDGIEIRLYAD; encoded by the coding sequence GTGCCCGACCTCGCACCGATCCACCACGTGAAGATCCCGGTCAGCGACGTCCGCGCCAGCAGCGAGTGGTACCAGCGGGTACTCGGCCTGCGGGTGGCGATCGAGTTCACCGAGGACGGCGAACTGCGCGGCGTCGCCCTGGGAGCCCCCGACGGCAGCACCCAGATCGCACTGCGCCACGACCCCGAGCGCGCCGCCGCCCTGGCCGGCTTCGACCTCGTCGCGCTCGGCGTCCCGACCCGCGACGGCGTCCACGCCTGGGTGGACCACCTGACCGCCCTCGACCAGAAGCACGGCGGCCTCGTCACCGGCCACCACGGCGGCACCGTCCTCGTCGGCCTCCACGACCCCGACGGCATCGAGATCCGCCTCTACGCCGACTGA